From a region of the Anopheles bellator chromosome X unlocalized genomic scaffold, idAnoBellAS_SP24_06.2 X_unloc_31, whole genome shotgun sequence genome:
- the LOC131214157 gene encoding uncharacterized protein LOC131214157, translating to MWLYISRLAPSVTDEQVASMVTNCLGSGEYIVKRLLRKDADTATLSFLSFKVGLPETMRHKALQPTTWPSGVQIREFVDYHAHPSAPLTELEAPLNPMPYLAAMTPPLAVNDSRALLQTAPPTTITSAPSSVSPLSPRQPNKRQRSGRLNDAPTD from the coding sequence ATGTGGCTCTACATCTCGCGTCTGGCGCCTAGTGTGACTGACGAACAGGTCGCCTCGATGGTCACAAACTGCCTTGGTTCGGGAGAGTACATCGTCAAAAGATTGTTGAGGAAGGATGCGGACACTGCCACTCTGTCCTTCTTGTCGTTTAAAGTTGGATTACCCGAGACCATGCGCCACAAGGCTCTTCAACCGACCACATGGCCGAGCGGCGTACAGATCCGTGAGTTTGTTGACTATCATGCTCACCCCTCCGCTCCGCTGACTGAATTGGAAGCTCCTTTAAACCCAATGCCGTACCTTGCTGCCATGACTCCACCGCTTGCCGTTAACGACTCTCGTGCGCTCCTTCAGACGGCACCACCTACCACTATCACGAGCGCACCAAGCAGCGTCTCACCGCTATCTCCGAGACAGCCGAACAAGCGCCAACGGTCCGGCAGACTTAACGATGCACCTACCGATTAG